A segment of the Lycium barbarum isolate Lr01 chromosome 7, ASM1917538v2, whole genome shotgun sequence genome:
ttaggctgttagtcagtaaatatttaaactttaattataaagttgtataacatatgtaaatatacctacaatatacaaataaatactataatatatatatatatatatatatatatatatatatatatatatatatatatatatataatacaaaaaacaaaaaaatattttaaccaatccaaaccggaccggttccggtttggactttaaaaccggttaaccggaaccggttaggcggttccggttttggaactggaaccggccggtttcctaaccgattcccggtccggttccggttggaaccggttgacaggcctACATTATACTAACAAAATTTGAATTTACGAACAAAAACCTGTGGTAATAATTGTACTATATAAACAGAATTAATTAAGAAAAACATGAGCTTGTTTACTCGTGGCTCTGTGACTCGCAGGTCCTTGCATATGTACCCTCAGTGGTCCTATTTCTGTCAATTGTAGGCAaacatcaaaaataaaaaataccatACTACCAATAATAAACACTAAAATTCATTCAGATTATACATCGctagtataaaatatttttgtactatcaagtataaaatatttttatactatCAAGTCAGTTGCTTTTATTATAGTTGTAATTAACTTATTTTATTTTCAAGATAAATTCAAGTTATGTACCATgtgaatataatttttttatacgaGTAGGCAGTTTTACTGGTTGTGTCAGATAAGTTATCTATTTCTGTCAATTGTAGGCAaacatcaaaaataaaaaataccatACTACCAATAATAAACACTAAAATCCATTCAGATTATACATCGctagtataaaatatttttgtactatcaagtataaaatatttttatactatCAAGTCAGTTGCTTTTATTATAGTTGTAATTAACTTTTTTTATTTTCAAGATAAATTCAAGTTATGTACCTTGTTAATATAATTATTTTATACGAGTAGGCAGTTTTACTGGTTGTGTCAGGTAAGTTATCTTGTGCAAATCCAATATTTTAAGGAGGGATATTCTTTGGATGATTTGGTAGTGCAGAACATCTCTTACATTGATGAtatatatttaattaaaaaaactcTTTAAATTAAATATTTCACATTTTAAGGAAGTTTATTTGTAGATATTTTCTGGATGAGCTGATAGTATAGTTATTTTTTAGATATCAATTGTAAAATTCTTTCACATGATCGATACACAAAAATTAAATTCAATCAGCAACTATATTTATTGCATCTTCGTCTTGCAACAAAGTTAAAAGAGAATATGTTTCACCAATAATGCGGGCTGTTAGAGAAATATATAACAAAACATGAATAATAGAGGAAGAAAACAAACCAGTGGCCAAAACCAGCATTGCTCAAGAAAGAAAGTTGCAAACAAACGCATGGAGCGtcccatctgttggaaaatattatACCAAAAACACAAAAATTATATGAAGAAGAACACAAAGATGAAGTTTGACAACATATATGAATAACGAGCATAGGATTGGAAGCTTAAAACACGTGCAAAACGCTTTCTTAAAAACGATATTTGCTCCCTCTCCTCTGCGAGATTACTATGGGATTATACGCAAATAATTTTAGTAGATATGACAAGCCTTTTGGAAATCTGCACTGagcaaacaatgaaaaaatccGTCTTAGGAAAGGAAGAACTCTTCGGATTTTGAAGTGCAAGATTTTATTGTAGAAGAAAAAGGTTTTGtctgagaagaaagaaaaaagttaCGTTGGATTAAAAGTAGTTGGGTTTAAATAGAATTGATGGTAACCCAAGAATGAAAGGACACACCCTTTCATTTAAAAGACATCTTTTCTTATAAAACACTTAAATATTAAGTTATATTTAAATAAAATCTCAACACCATCTTCGCGTATGCGCTGTGCACATGTAAATTACATATTTAGGTGTTGTCATACACtgttcatatgcatatacacTCAAACCTTTTTATAACATTATTGTTGTGTCCGAAATATTTTGGTTGTTATAGCGAATGACTTTTatacatctataataacattgtcatttaaataatattttattgttataggcaaaaaagatgcataaaatctaatttcaCACCTTTTATAACGAAGTAAAATCTTTTAATGATGGAAATACATATATTCATGTAATAttctttgtcataaatagtgtattaaagtaTCAAAATATTTGGCGAAAATCTATAGACCTATTATTAATAATCTTAGAGATTCTATTTCTATAAAGACGATTAATCATTACAgcaccaaaaaaagaagatactGTTACGGAGGGGTAATTTTACGAATAGCGTAATGTTATAaaaatagttgttgttgttataggtaaAAAGTTGTTATAGAAAGGTAAAGTATAACCTAAAAAATCGATTCCGAGAAAACTTGATTGTTGTAGAGAGGTGTTAGATGAGGATGCcgtgttatagagaggtctgactttAGCTTGCCTATTATATTTCACAAATAGATATGGTTGAAACACGTGAGATATCCGTGCGGATTATGATAAGTGAATTGTTCGTGTTGTGTGAAAATGAATCCGTCCCTCTAGAGTCTATACTTTCCTGGGCACCCGGGACAGTGTGGGGGCAAATGTGCTTGGAGTACCTATTACGAGTAAATGTAGAATCTTTATCATATGCATTTGATTCTGACTAATCTTATATGCATGTCATAGTTTAAGCTAGAGTTGTGTATACAAATTATGTTGTACCTGTACATCTTATTTCTTGTTGATTACGTCTTATCTGTCATGATCATATGATAACTATAAAGGTTGACTCAGTATTTCGATCCAACTCTCGCACTACATTATTGCGAACGACCAATGATACTTACTGAATACACGTGATTTAATTTATTGTACTCATGCTATACTTGCTACACATTTTGTGCAGGTACCAGTTCCTGTTCTAGTGGAGTGCATGATTTGGAGACTACGCTGGAGAGTTGTTGCTTCACAGTGCCTTGAAATTTTCTTCTCTTTGTGTTACTTTGCTACTGTTTCCATTTTCAAGCCAGTAACACATTTTAAGAATTGTATTTACTCTTTTAATCGCTCATGACTTGTGTCGCcatttcttgaaggttctttatGATATTTTTGCGCAATTAACTTTATAACTTCGCTTTTGATTTAATATCTACTCTTCTAGCTTATTACTGGTGTTTCATAGTTAAATGAACTTCGCATATTAACGGGGTTGTCTTACCAGTCGAAATTAGGTGTTATCGCGGCTTAGGCAAAttaaatcataacatatatatgaaTCTAAATTAATGAAATCGATAAATGTCAGAGtatcaaatattttgaaaagaaaagagAACTGCATGAAGTAGGACAATAGATGAAGTAGGCCAGGACTAAAGCACCACTTATATACTGTGAGGCTAGCTAGTCTTTTTATTGATAAGCAACATTATTTATCATGAATAGTTTAACAAGGAAACAATTACAGAGACAACGAAAAGATCATTTCTCTAGATATGTTTCAATATATAGaaaatttcttcttcattttcttaaCAGTTTTTAGTGCAGAAACAGCGGCGGCGAAGGCCATGGCAGTCGCCGCCAATGAAGCCTTCGGTCTTGCAGACGGAGGCGCAATTGGTATCGCTAAGACATGTCCCCTTGAAACGGTGGCTCTGTGACTCGCATGTCCTAGCCTCTGCCCTGCTCATTGGTCCCATCACTATCAATGGGGCAAACATCAGAAATCAAGAATTACATAGACAAACCAATAATAAACACTGATTAATTTGTTTTATTTTCAATATTGAGTCAAGTCATCATATATATTGTCAGTACAACAAATTCCTATACGCAGTCAGTTTTAATTGTTGTATCAGGTAAACTATCGTATAAATCCAACATCTTAAGGAGAGATATTCTTTGGATCATCCGATAGTGCAAAACTTCATCCGATAGTGCAAAACTTTTCTTATACTGACTGTATACATAAATTACAAACTCTTGAATTACAAACCTCACATTTTAAGGAAGCTTACTTGTAAATATCTTTTGGATAACCTGATAGTATAATATTTTTTAGATATCTAATATTGTAAATTCTTTTATATTAacacataaaaattcaactcaacCGGCTTTTATATTTAGTGCGTCTTCGTCTTGCAACAAAATTAAAGAGAATATGCTTCAACAATAATATAATTGAGCTGTTAGAAAACTATATAGTAATAAAAATTAATAAAGGAAGAAGACGAACCAGTGGCCAAAACCAGCATTGCTACAAGGAAGAAAGTTGCAAACAAACGCATGGAGCTTCCCatcttgagagagagagagagagcaattTGAAAAGTTAGCAGTAGAGTATGGGTTGAAGATAGCAGTAGGCAAGGGGACTTTTATAGATGCTGATTTACTATACTAGTGTAAACAGAAGAGTTTCACACCTAAGTAGATGTCACAAAATGATTTAAGTTTATAGGCAAAATTTATTTTGTGACTTATACAATTAATTTCAGATGGATGAGGCTTCTTTTCTTCTCACAAGTTTGGTGAATTTCTATTTTACACTTTTGAGCCCAAAAACTATAGGCCTACTActaaaggtgtcaaccggtttgccttaaccggttttaaccggtaaccggtccggttaaaccggaaccggttaaccggttccggttaaccggatattaatttaccggtccggttccaatttttttttaaccggaaccggaccggttaaaccagttaaaattaaaaaaaaaaaaaaaaacgaaatagccgttgggcctcggtaatggaccgttggcaacggtccatttgcaaaaatggccgttgccaaacggtcattttcttattttttggcccccaatttttttttttaacactttaacccctcccccacccctatataaacccttcttcattttcatttcaattcactcttcttcatctttctctcaaatctcaatctctcaattatagttactttgcaataattagccacaaagtcttattatagtttcaactttcaattattaattttgcaattataatattgttggtggagttggagattttgcaacaatccgaagtagctttggtggatttgcaattctagccgtcttcgctttgttggaaattaatccggcaatttggtaccttcgttccaactctatctttaattttcgcaatttaattctagcaatttatttttcgaaatttaatttacgcaatttaatttacgcaatttaattctagcaatttaatttgttgtaatttattttcttatgatttatttgattgtgatttaaattatttctatttaataatgtcaaagagattaagacgtggtgccggtagtagtagtcgtactgttaggggtgcgcttaatgaggaaacatttgtggaagaaacacctaatttaggtattgatgttggtggaaataatccacttttaggtcatgaggcaatgcaacaacattttaccgacactattaatgaagacttagatgatgatgatgatgatgaaacacaaccccccgaaaatcccataggagatacaggtcctgcacaatcacatacacaagacaaaccgtctagaactcgtaagccaacagctaaagtttggaaatttatgactaaggatagggaaaatcaatcagttacatgtaccctatgtggacaagtatttagttttaagcaaggaactggtaaggatggtggaacgggtacactaaatgctcatatgagaaccaaacatatggatgtttggggagagcatacgggttcaaatgtggggggattcaaatgacgatagacccatgaaccggtagaaattttaagtatgacaagaaaaaagaacgcgtagaaatagctaaaatggtagcttatgattgtttaccattttcctttccctcgggtttggggtttgttacttacattcaacgttgttataacccgttatttgagggtattcctagaagtacttgtagagccgatgttatagatttgtttaaaaaatatagattttatttgcgccatgtatttaattctttaaattgtaatgtttgtcttaccgctgatttgggtcttagtattaaccatttagatttttttgctattacatgtcattgggttgatgacaactgagttatgcaaaaaagaattatagctttcttatacgacgaaggaaaaggtcgtcacgatggaaaaattttagccgattcaatgtctactataatgagattttttaacatttatagaaaaacactttgtattgctttagataatgcttctaataatacaaaggcaattggtcttttaaaaagagaaataaaccctcctctaagaaatatttttcatgtaagatgtagttgtcacattttaaatttaattgttaaagatggtcttatgcattttgatgattctgttcaaaaagttagaaatgctgttgcgtttcttttttgtaatgctaataggggaagaattagagattttaagaatgcttgtgtggaaaataaccttagacctaggaaaattcaagtagaaattgagactaggtgaaactacacttacattatgctacaacaagcatatgagtataggattcccatacaacaagttcacaacaaatataatattgatagtgaggattggttaacttttaggcattgggaagatgttaaagaatgtattgaactctttgaaaaattttataatgcaactcttgctttttctagacaattctatcccacggtaaccggaattttagcctacttagcggaaatagctagagttttacaagagtataaatataaacccgattatcaagtggctatttttgaaatgataatcaaatttaagaagtatttttttcccatcccaactttatttatattgggttcccttttaaatccttgtttaaaagtgtcttatactaaaaatttggttagtcaaatttatacatttttagaaattgaagagggagttcaaccatctttagctgaagccgatctcgctattgatgatgagtttagaaaaaattttactcattattctagtttggaagaacgtgctacacccgttgctccacgccctactacttctcagagtagcaaaaagggcttgtcgggtttaaaagttttacattcacagccaacttcttcttctactgcaaactttgatgaatttaacttttatttgatgcagccaaatgtggatatcaaggatgacttggacgtcttagcatggtggaagaagtacaaggcaagctatccggtactttcaagaatggctcgagatatccttacggttcaagtatcaatcgtggcttcggagagcgcatttagccaaggaagacaacaaattggagaccatagacactcattatctggctttagcttgcaagtactagtgtacattcgagattggattagatcggagtgacgcaaccaaaactcagaagtggagcaaggcgaagaggaagaaattgaagatttgatagctagtggaccggaccaaatggaagactttgaagatatttcc
Coding sequences within it:
- the LOC132603121 gene encoding defensin-like protein translates to MGSSMRLFATFFLVAMLVLATVMGPMSRAEARTCESQSHRFKGTCLSDTNCASVCKTEGFIGGDCHGLRRRCFCTKNC